CGCGTGGAGGCCAGGGACGGCGGCGTGAGCGAGTTGGAGGCCCGACGCGCCGTGGTGCTGGCCACGGGCAGCCGGCCTCGCATCCCAGACATCCCGGGCCTGAAGGAGGCGCGGCCCTGGGACAACCGCGAGGGCACGGCGGCCAAGCAGGTCCCCCGGCGACTGTTGGTGCTGGGAGGCGGCGCGGTCGCGGTGGAGCTGGCGCAGGCGTGGCGCTCGCTGGGCTCCGAGGTGACGCTGGTGGAGCGCGGCAAGGCGCTCCTGTCCCGCTTCGAGCCCTTCGTGGGAGAGCAGGTGGTCCAGGCGCTGCGCGAGGACGGCGTGAAGGTGGTGATGGGCGCCACCGTCACCCACGTGAGCCGGCCCGGAGGCCAGGGCGAGGTGACGGTGAAGCTGTCGACGGGCGAGGAGCTCCGCGCGGACGCGCTGCTGGTGGGCATGGGCCGCGTGCCCCGCACGGACGCGCTGGGCCTGGAGACGGTGGGCCTGAAGCCCGGCGAGACGGTGCAGGTGGATGACCAGCTTCGCGCGAAGGGTGTGGAGGGCGGGTGGCTCTATGCCTGCGGGGACGTGAACGGACGGAATCTGCTGACGCACATGGGCAAGTACCAGGCGCGCCTGGTGGGCGACGTCATCGCGGGGAAGAAGGCGAGCGCGTGGGCCGACACCAAGGCCACACCGCAGGTCATCTTCACGCACCCTCAGGTGGCCAGCGTGGGGCTCACCGAAGCGAAGGCGCGCGAGCAGGGGCTGCCCGTGCGCACGGTGCAGTACGACTTGGGCAAGGTGTCGGGCACGTCGCTCCTCGGGGAGAAGCTGGGCGGCACCGCGAAGCTGGTGGTGGACGAGAAGCGCCGCGTCGTCCTGGGCGCCACCTTCACCGGCCCGGAGGTGGGCGAGATGCTGCACGCGGCCACCATCGCCGTCGCGGGCGAGGTGTCGCTCGACACGCTCTGGCACGCGGTGCCGTCGTTCCCCACCATGAGCGAGGTGTGGCTGCGA
The Myxococcus guangdongensis genome window above contains:
- a CDS encoding dihydrolipoyl dehydrogenase family protein, giving the protein MAEVFDVVVIGGGPTGENAGARAAAAGLSVALVEHELLGGECSYWACIPSKALLRPGDALWMAKQVPGARETLKGPLVASAVLEHRDAMVSHYKDDSQLKWAEGAKLKVVRGHGKLAGPRKVRVEARDGGVSELEARRAVVLATGSRPRIPDIPGLKEARPWDNREGTAAKQVPRRLLVLGGGAVAVELAQAWRSLGSEVTLVERGKALLSRFEPFVGEQVVQALREDGVKVVMGATVTHVSRPGGQGEVTVKLSTGEELRADALLVGMGRVPRTDALGLETVGLKPGETVQVDDQLRAKGVEGGWLYACGDVNGRNLLTHMGKYQARLVGDVIAGKKASAWADTKATPQVIFTHPQVASVGLTEAKAREQGLPVRTVQYDLGKVSGTSLLGEKLGGTAKLVVDEKRRVVLGATFTGPEVGEMLHAATIAVAGEVSLDTLWHAVPSFPTMSEVWLRLLETYGL